The following are from one region of the Rhizobacter sp. AJA081-3 genome:
- the fliN gene encoding flagellar motor switch protein FliN: protein MSAETPAAEEQDAMAAEWAAALAEAKPNETASEVQPEQVAPASFTNFSPTTATNAGNDINMILDIPVQLTVELGRTRIPIKHILQLAQGSVVELDAMAGEPMDVLVNGYLIAQGEVVVVNDKFGIRLTDIVTPSERMRRLSKG, encoded by the coding sequence ATGTCAGCTGAAACCCCCGCCGCCGAAGAACAGGACGCGATGGCCGCCGAGTGGGCCGCTGCGCTCGCGGAGGCCAAGCCCAACGAGACGGCCTCCGAGGTGCAGCCCGAGCAGGTGGCGCCGGCGTCGTTCACCAACTTCTCGCCGACCACGGCGACGAACGCGGGCAACGACATCAACATGATCCTGGACATCCCGGTGCAGCTCACCGTGGAGCTGGGCCGCACGCGCATCCCGATCAAGCACATCCTGCAACTCGCCCAGGGCTCGGTGGTCGAGCTCGACGCGATGGCCGGCGAGCCGATGGACGTGCTCGTCAACGGCTACCTGATCGCGCAGGGCGAGGTGGTGGTGGTGAACGACAAGTTCGGCATCCGGCTGACCGACATCGTCACGCCCAGCGAGCGCATGCGCCGCCTCAGCAAGGGTTGA
- a CDS encoding flagellar biosynthetic protein FliO codes for MTSSGLTSLLWFIAILALIPAALWLLKRTPVGGAGSANLMKSVAALPLSASQRIVTIEVGQGDSRRWLVLGVTPSSITTLHTMEPVEGAAPAAPTGPAFAGLLAKLQRPAGDADAR; via the coding sequence ATGACATCGAGCGGATTGACCTCGCTGCTGTGGTTCATCGCGATCCTCGCGCTGATCCCGGCGGCACTCTGGCTGCTCAAGCGCACCCCGGTGGGTGGGGCGGGCAGCGCGAACCTGATGAAGAGCGTGGCGGCGTTGCCGCTGTCGGCCAGCCAGCGCATCGTCACCATCGAGGTGGGGCAGGGCGACTCGCGACGCTGGCTGGTGCTGGGCGTCACGCCCTCGAGCATCACCACGCTGCACACGATGGAGCCCGTCGAAGGCGCCGCGCCGGCCGCGCCAACCGGCCCGGCGTTTGCCGGCCTGCTGGCGAAACTTCAGCGTCCTGCGGGTGATGCCGATGCGCGCTAA
- the fliQ gene encoding flagellar biosynthesis protein FliQ: protein MNPQQVFTYGQEGLYTLLMVAAPMLLTVLAVGLLVSIFQAATQINEATLTFVPKILAAVAVLAVAGPWMLTTLVEYLQRTLQAIPTVVG, encoded by the coding sequence ATGAATCCGCAACAGGTGTTCACCTACGGCCAGGAAGGCCTCTACACGCTGCTGATGGTGGCCGCGCCGATGCTGCTCACCGTGCTGGCCGTCGGCCTGCTGGTCAGCATCTTCCAGGCCGCCACGCAGATCAACGAGGCCACGCTGACCTTCGTGCCGAAGATCCTCGCCGCGGTGGCGGTGCTCGCCGTCGCGGGGCCGTGGATGCTGACCACGCTGGTGGAGTACCTGCAGCGCACGCTGCAGGCGATCCCCACCGTCGTCGGTTGA
- the fliR gene encoding flagellar biosynthetic protein FliR, which yields MLTFTEAQILAWVTPILWAFLRVLALFGTLPVIGQRAVPMRVRVALAFLIALCAQATLPPVAPIPLDSALTFLVVLQQIVIGVSIGFAVRIVFAAVEFAGELVGLQMGLNFAGFFDPATGGQTTAVSRFFGVTVSWLFIVTGGHLLVIAGVMQSFQSFPVGPEPFAFVKAAQPHRWGAEVFAIGLWIALPMVAMLLFVNLVMGIAARVAQQLNLFAIGFPITLGVGLVGVLLTLPMMQAPFTLALERMLQHFQ from the coding sequence GTGCTGACCTTCACCGAGGCGCAGATCCTCGCCTGGGTCACGCCGATCCTGTGGGCCTTCCTGCGCGTGCTGGCGCTGTTCGGCACGCTGCCGGTGATCGGCCAGCGCGCCGTGCCCATGCGCGTGCGGGTGGCGCTGGCCTTCCTGATCGCGCTGTGCGCGCAGGCCACGCTGCCGCCGGTCGCACCGATCCCGCTGGACTCGGCACTCACCTTCCTCGTCGTGCTGCAGCAGATCGTCATCGGCGTGTCGATCGGTTTCGCGGTGCGCATCGTGTTCGCCGCGGTGGAGTTCGCCGGTGAACTGGTCGGCCTGCAGATGGGCCTGAACTTCGCTGGCTTCTTCGACCCCGCCACCGGCGGCCAGACCACCGCGGTGAGCCGCTTCTTCGGCGTCACGGTGAGCTGGCTGTTCATCGTCACCGGCGGTCACCTGCTGGTGATCGCAGGCGTCATGCAGAGCTTCCAGTCGTTCCCGGTCGGTCCCGAGCCCTTCGCCTTCGTGAAGGCCGCGCAGCCGCACCGCTGGGGCGCGGAGGTGTTCGCCATCGGGCTGTGGATCGCGCTGCCGATGGTGGCGATGCTGCTGTTCGTCAACCTTGTGATGGGCATCGCCGCGCGCGTGGCGCAGCAGCTCAACCTGTTCGCGATCGGTTTCCCGATCACGCTGGGCGTGGGGCTGGTCGG
- the fliP gene encoding flagellar type III secretion system pore protein FliP (The bacterial flagellar biogenesis protein FliP forms a type III secretion system (T3SS)-type pore required for flagellar assembly.) codes for MRAKAWSLLALTALSAVPAAALAQGAGPGLPLVIGQGAGGTSYSVPVQTLLFFTALSFLPAVLLMMTGFTRIVIVLSLLRQAMGTQAAPPNQVVVGLSLFLTFFVMGPTIDRVYADAYQPYAENKIAFDEALKRGEVPMREFMLKQTRQSDVMLFARLAKLDPAVKTAEVPFKVLVPAFVTSELKSAFQIGFLIFIPFLIIDMVVASVLMSLGMMMLSPVLVALPFKLMLFVLADGWNLLLGSLAASFAT; via the coding sequence ATGCGCGCTAAGGCCTGGTCGCTCCTGGCCTTGACGGCACTATCGGCCGTTCCTGCAGCGGCTTTAGCGCAGGGCGCCGGCCCGGGCCTGCCACTGGTCATCGGCCAGGGCGCCGGCGGCACCAGTTACTCGGTGCCGGTGCAGACGCTGCTGTTCTTCACCGCACTGAGCTTCCTGCCCGCAGTGCTGCTGATGATGACCGGCTTCACGCGCATCGTCATCGTGCTGAGCCTGCTGCGCCAGGCCATGGGCACGCAGGCCGCGCCGCCCAACCAGGTGGTGGTGGGGCTGAGCCTGTTCCTGACCTTCTTCGTGATGGGGCCGACGATCGACCGCGTCTACGCCGACGCCTACCAGCCCTACGCGGAGAACAAGATCGCCTTCGACGAGGCGCTCAAGCGCGGCGAGGTGCCGATGCGCGAGTTCATGCTCAAGCAGACGCGCCAGTCCGACGTGATGCTGTTCGCCCGCCTGGCCAAGCTCGACCCGGCGGTGAAGACGGCCGAGGTGCCCTTCAAGGTGCTGGTGCCGGCCTTCGTGACCAGCGAGCTCAAGAGCGCGTTCCAGATCGGCTTCCTGATCTTCATCCCGTTCCTGATCATCGACATGGTGGTCGCCAGCGTGCTGATGAGCCTGGGCATGATGATGCTCAGCCCGGTGCTGGTGGCGCTGCCCTTCAAGCTGATGCTGTTCGTCCTGGCCGACGGCTGGAACCTGCTGCTGGGTTCGCTGGCGGCAAGTTTTGCGACTTAG
- the fliM gene encoding flagellar motor switch protein FliM has product MNQQILSQDEVDALLQGITGESQKLEQEEAPSGGIRSYDLSSQERIVRGRMPTMEIINERFARNIRIGLFNFIRKSPEIAIGGIKVQKYSAFLREIVVPTNFNIVSVKPLRGSGLIVCDPTLVFAVIDALFGGAGKFHTRIEGRDFSPTETRIITRLVEVVIAEYKKAWQGIYPLELEYQRSEMQPQFANIATPSEIVVATSFTLEIGDTSGTIHFCIPYSTLEPIRDVLYSTMQGDSNEPDRRWVNLLKNQIQSAEVELVAELAHADATVEQLLSFKPGDFIELDLNKSIEAKVVGVPVFACQYGTSAGKYALKIDRTLTGSNMSWLGDHNVS; this is encoded by the coding sequence ACGCGCTGCTGCAGGGCATCACTGGCGAGAGCCAGAAGCTCGAGCAGGAAGAGGCGCCGAGCGGGGGCATCCGCTCCTACGACCTGTCGAGCCAGGAACGCATCGTTCGTGGGCGCATGCCCACGATGGAGATCATCAACGAGCGCTTTGCGCGCAACATCCGCATCGGGCTGTTCAACTTCATCCGCAAGAGCCCGGAAATCGCCATCGGCGGCATCAAGGTGCAGAAGTACAGCGCCTTCCTGCGCGAGATCGTGGTGCCGACGAACTTCAACATCGTCAGCGTCAAGCCGCTGCGCGGCAGCGGATTGATCGTGTGCGACCCGACACTGGTGTTCGCCGTCATCGACGCGCTGTTCGGCGGCGCCGGCAAGTTCCACACGCGCATCGAGGGGCGCGACTTCTCGCCCACCGAGACGCGCATCATCACCCGCCTGGTCGAGGTGGTGATCGCGGAGTACAAGAAGGCCTGGCAGGGCATCTACCCGCTCGAGCTGGAGTACCAGCGCTCGGAGATGCAGCCGCAGTTCGCCAACATCGCCACGCCCAGCGAGATCGTCGTGGCCACCTCCTTCACGCTGGAGATCGGGGACACCAGCGGCACCATCCACTTCTGCATCCCGTACTCGACGCTGGAGCCGATCCGCGACGTCCTGTACTCGACGATGCAGGGTGACTCCAACGAGCCCGACCGCCGCTGGGTGAACCTGCTGAAGAACCAGATCCAGTCCGCCGAGGTGGAGCTGGTTGCCGAGCTCGCGCATGCCGACGCCACCGTCGAGCAGCTGCTGTCGTTCAAGCCGGGCGACTTCATCGAGCTCGACCTGAACAAGTCCATCGAGGCCAAGGTGGTGGGCGTGCCGGTGTTCGCGTGCCAGTACGGCACCAGCGCCGGCAAGTACGCATTGAAGATCGATCGAACGTTGACCGGGTCGAACATGTCCTGGTTGGGAGACCACAATGTCAGCTGA